One window of the Doryrhamphus excisus isolate RoL2022-K1 chromosome 10, RoL_Dexc_1.0, whole genome shotgun sequence genome contains the following:
- the LOC131137425 gene encoding putative bifunctional UDP-N-acetylglucosamine transferase and deubiquitinase ALG13 isoform X4, with amino-acid sequence MQLKCFGAGGMHKDLKKYLKKYFVNMDDYLDSLGLYRKIVARDASSLFLAVSEQIVEGSFVKYLERLEDPKETGGQVEIKAISQRYRCRFLVYRYPGKPPSAISEGEIVDKLMLCCSINGHYDIIYTRTYRASAALCQAVLYERLYTKVFGCQAMEVSMVSGRTLLPAPPMCGDIDIGSREEAESGAAAEETQRAESGKPPCISSLPCKVIKSLDGDVYRKFWQELCKEMQKKKTIYLVFAGKRYFLGDKCQVRLEPDGMYFNAFIQEVGKHSNAVTVFIEELGERHLVPLTDLNPVPAWNVATASRKGRLDSDVCGRRHRRRSHPYFRRPCGSSGIKGAVLLVPPPAYGGPAPLCFQPAGNPRPPPPPPSRSSRFLNLGPQLVYYGPTGRHYYYDESYAFRSRRRWRHWHWLQQMAAALHKECQFAFPDTAEESADLDGAITYSQLDDANEAAFPPQTAPSVAPPPPVGSAAGHAIACSSEEEQVDASTVEDQDPASQTAIVSAPAEPAIRQDQQEEGVANSPPRADMSHSYTQQAVKPLGVISSPSSSPPSSPSSPSSCAPAASHLPVAASPWLVNELGETLCTVVTPPPYSYDSNGNDLPRDYRVLQYYFNLGLQWYHRSCWQQQQAYTPSSPDTPYLSQEAPLHAAPHSYPEVGRRPYQLSPSYPDSNRAVYRQPGTHGGGPTPSMEGYSVNGLPSRPVSSSALLYQDQTALLHLPYEAPPPATYLSSAPPRLPHTAHNTHLPTTRLRPSTHWRGAADRRPWPPGLLPRQ; translated from the exons ATGCAGTTGAAGTGTTTTGGCGCTGGCGGGATGCACAAAGACCTGAAGAAGTACTTGAAGAAGTACTTTGTCAACATGGACGACTACCTGGACAGCCTGGGCCTCTATCGCAAGATAGTGGCGAGGGATGCGTCCAGCCTCTTCCTAGCCGTGTCAGAGCAG ATCGTTGAAGGCTCCTTTGTGAAATACCTGGAACGTCTGGAGGACCCCAAG GAGACCGGGGGTCAGGTGGAGATCAAGGCCATTTCTCAGCGCTACAG ATGCCGCTTCCTGGTCTACCGTTACCCTGGGAAACCTCCCTCGGCCATTTCAGAAGGCGAAATTGTAGACAAG CTGATGCTGTGCTGCTCCATCAATGGCCACTATGACATCATCTACACCAGGACTTATCGCGCCTCCGCCGCCCTATGCCAGG CGGTTTTGTATGAGCGACTCTACACCAAAGTCTTTGGTTGCCAGGCCATGGAGGTCTCCATGGTTAGCGGTCGTACACTCCTCCCCGCTCCCCCCATGTGCGGCGACATAGATATCGGCTCCAG GGAGGAGGCGGAGTCAGGTGCTGCCGCAGAGGAGACGCAGCGAGCAGAGAGCGGCAAG CCGCCCTGTATATCGTCTCTGCCGTGCAAAGTGATCAAGTCTCTCGATGGCGATGTCTACAGAAAATTCTGGCAGGAATTGTGCAAAG agatgcagaagaagaagacaatcTACCTGGTGTTTGCGGGGAAGCGGTACTTCCTGGGAGACAAGTGTCAG gtGCGTCTGGAGCCAGATGGAATGTACTTCAACGCTTTTATCCAGGAAGTCGGAAAGCACTCGAACGCTGTCACAGTCTTCATAGAAGAGCTGGGAGAAAG ACACCTGGTTCCTCTGACCGACCTCAACCCAGTTCCCGCCTGGAATGTCGCCACAGCGTCTCGGAAAGGACGCCTTG ATTCCGATGTTTGCGGTCGACGCCATCGACGCCGTTCCCATCCCTACTTCAGGAGGCCTTGTGGCAGCAGCGGTATAAAAGGAGCGGTGCTTTTGGTACCGCCTCCAGCATACGGAGGCCCGGCTCCATTGTGTTTCCAGCCAGCGGGTAACCCTCGacccccaccacctccaccttcCAG AAGCTCCCGTTTCCTGAACCTTGGTCCCCAACTGGTATACTACGGCCCCACCGGGAGGCATTACTATTACGATGAGAGCTATGCCTTCAGGTCCCG TCGTCGTTGGCGTCATTGGCATTGGCTGCAACAGATGGCGGCGGCGCTTCACAAAGAATGCCAGTTTGCCTTCCCCGACACTGCAGAAGAATCAGCTGACCTGGATGGCGCCATCACGTATTCCCAGCTGGATGACGCTAACGAGGCTGCTTTTCCACCACAGACG GCTCCGTCggtggccccgccccctccggTCGGCTCAGCAGCAGGACACGCCATTGCGTGTTCCTCAGAGGAAGAGCAAGTGGATGCCAGCACCGTGGAAGACCAGG ATCCCGCCTCCCAGACAGCCATAGTCTCTGCCCCCGCTGAGCCTGCCATTCgccag GACCAGCAGGAAGAAGGGGTGGCGAACTCTCCTCCAAGAGCTGACATGAGCCACAGCTACACGCAGCAG gcgGTGAAGCCATTAGGGGTCATCTCTTCACCTTCATCCTCCCCTCCATCATCACCCTCTTCACCCTCATCATGTGCACCTGCCGCCTCTCACCTGCCTGTGGCCGCCTCCCCCTGGTTGGTTAACGAGTTGGGGGAGACACTGTGCACGGTGGTGACTCCGCCTCCTTACTCCTATGACTCCAATGGCAACGACTTGCCCAGAG ACTACAGAGTGCTCCAGTACTACTTCAACCTGGGACTGCAG TGGTACCATCGGAGCTGCTGGCAGCAACAGCAGGCGTACACCCCCTCTTCCCCTGACACCCCCTACCTGAGTCAGGAGGCCCCCCTGCACG CTGCCCCCCACTCCTATCCCGAGGTGGGACGAAGGCCTTACCAGCTGTCGCCCTCCTACCCAGATTCCAACAGGGCCGTTTATAGACAGCCAGGCACACACGGTGGCG GCCCCACCCCCTCAATGGAAGGCTATTCTGTCAATGGTCTGCCTTCACGCCCCGTCTCATCCTCCGCTCTCTTGTACCAGGATCAAACAGCACTACTGCATCTGCCGTACGAAGCTCCACCCCCTGCTACCTACCTGTCTTCTGCCCCACCTCGTCTCCCTCACACCGCCCACAACACTCACCTCCCTACCACCCGTCTACGCCCCTCTACCCACTGGAGGGGCGCTGCAGACAGGCGGCCATGGCCCCCGGGTCTACTGCCCCGCCAGTAA
- the LOC131137425 gene encoding putative bifunctional UDP-N-acetylglucosamine transferase and deubiquitinase ALG13 isoform X2, whose amino-acid sequence MQLKCFGAGGMHKDLKKYLKKYFVNMDDYLDSLGLYRKIVARDASSLFLAVSEQIVEGSFVKYLERLEDPKETGGQVEIKAISQRYRCRFLVYRYPGKPPSAISEGEIVDKLMLCCSINGHYDIIYTRTYRASAALCQAVLYERLYTKVFGCQAMEVSMVSGRTLLPAPPMCGDIDIGSREEAESGAAAEETQRAESGKPPCISSLPCKVIKSLDGDVYRKFWQELCKEMQKKKTIYLVFAGKRYFLGDKCQVRLEPDGMYFNAFIQEVGKHSNAVTVFIEELGERHLVPLTDLNPVPAWNVATASRKGRLDSDVCGRRHRRRSHPYFRRPCGSSGIKGAVLLVPPPAYGGPAPLCFQPAGNPRPPPPPPSSSRFLNLGPQLVYYGPTGRHYYYDESYAFRSRRRWRHWHWLQQMAAALHKECQFAFPDTAEESADLDGAITYSQLDDANEAAFPPQTAPSVAPPPPVGSAAGHAIACSSEEEQVDASTVEDQDFYSTQDPASQTAIVSAPAEPAIRQDQQEEGVANSPPRADMSHSYTQQAVKPLGVISSPSSSPPSSPSSPSSCAPAASHLPVAASPWLVNELGETLCTVVTPPPYSYDSNGNDLPRDYRVLQYYFNLGLQWYHRSCWQQQQAYTPSSPDTPYLSQEAPLHAAPHSYPEVGRRPYQLSPSYPDSNRAVYRQPGTHGGGPTPSMEGYSVNGLPSRPVSSSALLYQDQTALLHLPYEAPPPATYLSSAPPRLPHTAHNTHLPTTRLRPSTHWRGAADRRPWPPGLLPRQ is encoded by the exons ATGCAGTTGAAGTGTTTTGGCGCTGGCGGGATGCACAAAGACCTGAAGAAGTACTTGAAGAAGTACTTTGTCAACATGGACGACTACCTGGACAGCCTGGGCCTCTATCGCAAGATAGTGGCGAGGGATGCGTCCAGCCTCTTCCTAGCCGTGTCAGAGCAG ATCGTTGAAGGCTCCTTTGTGAAATACCTGGAACGTCTGGAGGACCCCAAG GAGACCGGGGGTCAGGTGGAGATCAAGGCCATTTCTCAGCGCTACAG ATGCCGCTTCCTGGTCTACCGTTACCCTGGGAAACCTCCCTCGGCCATTTCAGAAGGCGAAATTGTAGACAAG CTGATGCTGTGCTGCTCCATCAATGGCCACTATGACATCATCTACACCAGGACTTATCGCGCCTCCGCCGCCCTATGCCAGG CGGTTTTGTATGAGCGACTCTACACCAAAGTCTTTGGTTGCCAGGCCATGGAGGTCTCCATGGTTAGCGGTCGTACACTCCTCCCCGCTCCCCCCATGTGCGGCGACATAGATATCGGCTCCAG GGAGGAGGCGGAGTCAGGTGCTGCCGCAGAGGAGACGCAGCGAGCAGAGAGCGGCAAG CCGCCCTGTATATCGTCTCTGCCGTGCAAAGTGATCAAGTCTCTCGATGGCGATGTCTACAGAAAATTCTGGCAGGAATTGTGCAAAG agatgcagaagaagaagacaatcTACCTGGTGTTTGCGGGGAAGCGGTACTTCCTGGGAGACAAGTGTCAG gtGCGTCTGGAGCCAGATGGAATGTACTTCAACGCTTTTATCCAGGAAGTCGGAAAGCACTCGAACGCTGTCACAGTCTTCATAGAAGAGCTGGGAGAAAG ACACCTGGTTCCTCTGACCGACCTCAACCCAGTTCCCGCCTGGAATGTCGCCACAGCGTCTCGGAAAGGACGCCTTG ATTCCGATGTTTGCGGTCGACGCCATCGACGCCGTTCCCATCCCTACTTCAGGAGGCCTTGTGGCAGCAGCGGTATAAAAGGAGCGGTGCTTTTGGTACCGCCTCCAGCATACGGAGGCCCGGCTCCATTGTGTTTCCAGCCAGCGGGTAACCCTCGacccccaccacctccaccttcCAG CTCCCGTTTCCTGAACCTTGGTCCCCAACTGGTATACTACGGCCCCACCGGGAGGCATTACTATTACGATGAGAGCTATGCCTTCAGGTCCCG TCGTCGTTGGCGTCATTGGCATTGGCTGCAACAGATGGCGGCGGCGCTTCACAAAGAATGCCAGTTTGCCTTCCCCGACACTGCAGAAGAATCAGCTGACCTGGATGGCGCCATCACGTATTCCCAGCTGGATGACGCTAACGAGGCTGCTTTTCCACCACAGACG GCTCCGTCggtggccccgccccctccggTCGGCTCAGCAGCAGGACACGCCATTGCGTGTTCCTCAGAGGAAGAGCAAGTGGATGCCAGCACCGTGGAAGACCAGG ACTTCTACAGCACTCAGG ATCCCGCCTCCCAGACAGCCATAGTCTCTGCCCCCGCTGAGCCTGCCATTCgccag GACCAGCAGGAAGAAGGGGTGGCGAACTCTCCTCCAAGAGCTGACATGAGCCACAGCTACACGCAGCAG gcgGTGAAGCCATTAGGGGTCATCTCTTCACCTTCATCCTCCCCTCCATCATCACCCTCTTCACCCTCATCATGTGCACCTGCCGCCTCTCACCTGCCTGTGGCCGCCTCCCCCTGGTTGGTTAACGAGTTGGGGGAGACACTGTGCACGGTGGTGACTCCGCCTCCTTACTCCTATGACTCCAATGGCAACGACTTGCCCAGAG ACTACAGAGTGCTCCAGTACTACTTCAACCTGGGACTGCAG TGGTACCATCGGAGCTGCTGGCAGCAACAGCAGGCGTACACCCCCTCTTCCCCTGACACCCCCTACCTGAGTCAGGAGGCCCCCCTGCACG CTGCCCCCCACTCCTATCCCGAGGTGGGACGAAGGCCTTACCAGCTGTCGCCCTCCTACCCAGATTCCAACAGGGCCGTTTATAGACAGCCAGGCACACACGGTGGCG GCCCCACCCCCTCAATGGAAGGCTATTCTGTCAATGGTCTGCCTTCACGCCCCGTCTCATCCTCCGCTCTCTTGTACCAGGATCAAACAGCACTACTGCATCTGCCGTACGAAGCTCCACCCCCTGCTACCTACCTGTCTTCTGCCCCACCTCGTCTCCCTCACACCGCCCACAACACTCACCTCCCTACCACCCGTCTACGCCCCTCTACCCACTGGAGGGGCGCTGCAGACAGGCGGCCATGGCCCCCGGGTCTACTGCCCCGCCAGTAA
- the LOC131137425 gene encoding putative bifunctional UDP-N-acetylglucosamine transferase and deubiquitinase ALG13 isoform X3: protein MQLKCFGAGGMHKDLKKYLKKYFVNMDDYLDSLGLYRKIVARDASSLFLAVSEQIVEGSFVKYLERLEDPKETGGQVEIKAISQRYRCRFLVYRYPGKPPSAISEGEIVDKLMLCCSINGHYDIIYTRTYRASAALCQAVLYERLYTKVFGCQAMEVSMVSGRTLLPAPPMCGDIDIGSREEAESGAAAEETQRAESGKPPCISSLPCKVIKSLDGDVYRKFWQELCKEMQKKKTIYLVFAGKRYFLGDKCQVRLEPDGMYFNAFIQEVGKHSNAVTVFIEELGERHLVPLTDLNPVPAWNVATASRKGRLDSDVCGRRHRRRSHPYFRRPCGSSGIKGAVLLVPPPAYGGPAPLCFQPAGNPRPPPPPPSRSSRFLNLGPQLVYYGPTGRHYYYDESYAFRSRRRWRHWHWLQQMAAALHKECQFAFPDTAEESADLDGAITYSQLDDANEAAFPPQTAPSVAPPPPVGSAAGHAIACSSEEEQVDASTVEDQDFYSTQDPASQTAIVSAPAEPAIRQDQQEEGVANSPPRADMSHSYTQQPLGVISSPSSSPPSSPSSPSSCAPAASHLPVAASPWLVNELGETLCTVVTPPPYSYDSNGNDLPRDYRVLQYYFNLGLQWYHRSCWQQQQAYTPSSPDTPYLSQEAPLHAAPHSYPEVGRRPYQLSPSYPDSNRAVYRQPGTHGGGPTPSMEGYSVNGLPSRPVSSSALLYQDQTALLHLPYEAPPPATYLSSAPPRLPHTAHNTHLPTTRLRPSTHWRGAADRRPWPPGLLPRQ, encoded by the exons ATGCAGTTGAAGTGTTTTGGCGCTGGCGGGATGCACAAAGACCTGAAGAAGTACTTGAAGAAGTACTTTGTCAACATGGACGACTACCTGGACAGCCTGGGCCTCTATCGCAAGATAGTGGCGAGGGATGCGTCCAGCCTCTTCCTAGCCGTGTCAGAGCAG ATCGTTGAAGGCTCCTTTGTGAAATACCTGGAACGTCTGGAGGACCCCAAG GAGACCGGGGGTCAGGTGGAGATCAAGGCCATTTCTCAGCGCTACAG ATGCCGCTTCCTGGTCTACCGTTACCCTGGGAAACCTCCCTCGGCCATTTCAGAAGGCGAAATTGTAGACAAG CTGATGCTGTGCTGCTCCATCAATGGCCACTATGACATCATCTACACCAGGACTTATCGCGCCTCCGCCGCCCTATGCCAGG CGGTTTTGTATGAGCGACTCTACACCAAAGTCTTTGGTTGCCAGGCCATGGAGGTCTCCATGGTTAGCGGTCGTACACTCCTCCCCGCTCCCCCCATGTGCGGCGACATAGATATCGGCTCCAG GGAGGAGGCGGAGTCAGGTGCTGCCGCAGAGGAGACGCAGCGAGCAGAGAGCGGCAAG CCGCCCTGTATATCGTCTCTGCCGTGCAAAGTGATCAAGTCTCTCGATGGCGATGTCTACAGAAAATTCTGGCAGGAATTGTGCAAAG agatgcagaagaagaagacaatcTACCTGGTGTTTGCGGGGAAGCGGTACTTCCTGGGAGACAAGTGTCAG gtGCGTCTGGAGCCAGATGGAATGTACTTCAACGCTTTTATCCAGGAAGTCGGAAAGCACTCGAACGCTGTCACAGTCTTCATAGAAGAGCTGGGAGAAAG ACACCTGGTTCCTCTGACCGACCTCAACCCAGTTCCCGCCTGGAATGTCGCCACAGCGTCTCGGAAAGGACGCCTTG ATTCCGATGTTTGCGGTCGACGCCATCGACGCCGTTCCCATCCCTACTTCAGGAGGCCTTGTGGCAGCAGCGGTATAAAAGGAGCGGTGCTTTTGGTACCGCCTCCAGCATACGGAGGCCCGGCTCCATTGTGTTTCCAGCCAGCGGGTAACCCTCGacccccaccacctccaccttcCAG AAGCTCCCGTTTCCTGAACCTTGGTCCCCAACTGGTATACTACGGCCCCACCGGGAGGCATTACTATTACGATGAGAGCTATGCCTTCAGGTCCCG TCGTCGTTGGCGTCATTGGCATTGGCTGCAACAGATGGCGGCGGCGCTTCACAAAGAATGCCAGTTTGCCTTCCCCGACACTGCAGAAGAATCAGCTGACCTGGATGGCGCCATCACGTATTCCCAGCTGGATGACGCTAACGAGGCTGCTTTTCCACCACAGACG GCTCCGTCggtggccccgccccctccggTCGGCTCAGCAGCAGGACACGCCATTGCGTGTTCCTCAGAGGAAGAGCAAGTGGATGCCAGCACCGTGGAAGACCAGG ACTTCTACAGCACTCAGG ATCCCGCCTCCCAGACAGCCATAGTCTCTGCCCCCGCTGAGCCTGCCATTCgccag GACCAGCAGGAAGAAGGGGTGGCGAACTCTCCTCCAAGAGCTGACATGAGCCACAGCTACACGCAGCAG CCATTAGGGGTCATCTCTTCACCTTCATCCTCCCCTCCATCATCACCCTCTTCACCCTCATCATGTGCACCTGCCGCCTCTCACCTGCCTGTGGCCGCCTCCCCCTGGTTGGTTAACGAGTTGGGGGAGACACTGTGCACGGTGGTGACTCCGCCTCCTTACTCCTATGACTCCAATGGCAACGACTTGCCCAGAG ACTACAGAGTGCTCCAGTACTACTTCAACCTGGGACTGCAG TGGTACCATCGGAGCTGCTGGCAGCAACAGCAGGCGTACACCCCCTCTTCCCCTGACACCCCCTACCTGAGTCAGGAGGCCCCCCTGCACG CTGCCCCCCACTCCTATCCCGAGGTGGGACGAAGGCCTTACCAGCTGTCGCCCTCCTACCCAGATTCCAACAGGGCCGTTTATAGACAGCCAGGCACACACGGTGGCG GCCCCACCCCCTCAATGGAAGGCTATTCTGTCAATGGTCTGCCTTCACGCCCCGTCTCATCCTCCGCTCTCTTGTACCAGGATCAAACAGCACTACTGCATCTGCCGTACGAAGCTCCACCCCCTGCTACCTACCTGTCTTCTGCCCCACCTCGTCTCCCTCACACCGCCCACAACACTCACCTCCCTACCACCCGTCTACGCCCCTCTACCCACTGGAGGGGCGCTGCAGACAGGCGGCCATGGCCCCCGGGTCTACTGCCCCGCCAGTAA
- the LOC131137425 gene encoding putative bifunctional UDP-N-acetylglucosamine transferase and deubiquitinase ALG13 isoform X1 → MQLKCFGAGGMHKDLKKYLKKYFVNMDDYLDSLGLYRKIVARDASSLFLAVSEQIVEGSFVKYLERLEDPKETGGQVEIKAISQRYRCRFLVYRYPGKPPSAISEGEIVDKLMLCCSINGHYDIIYTRTYRASAALCQAVLYERLYTKVFGCQAMEVSMVSGRTLLPAPPMCGDIDIGSREEAESGAAAEETQRAESGKPPCISSLPCKVIKSLDGDVYRKFWQELCKEMQKKKTIYLVFAGKRYFLGDKCQVRLEPDGMYFNAFIQEVGKHSNAVTVFIEELGERHLVPLTDLNPVPAWNVATASRKGRLDSDVCGRRHRRRSHPYFRRPCGSSGIKGAVLLVPPPAYGGPAPLCFQPAGNPRPPPPPPSRSSRFLNLGPQLVYYGPTGRHYYYDESYAFRSRRRWRHWHWLQQMAAALHKECQFAFPDTAEESADLDGAITYSQLDDANEAAFPPQTAPSVAPPPPVGSAAGHAIACSSEEEQVDASTVEDQDFYSTQDPASQTAIVSAPAEPAIRQDQQEEGVANSPPRADMSHSYTQQAVKPLGVISSPSSSPPSSPSSPSSCAPAASHLPVAASPWLVNELGETLCTVVTPPPYSYDSNGNDLPRDYRVLQYYFNLGLQWYHRSCWQQQQAYTPSSPDTPYLSQEAPLHAAPHSYPEVGRRPYQLSPSYPDSNRAVYRQPGTHGGGPTPSMEGYSVNGLPSRPVSSSALLYQDQTALLHLPYEAPPPATYLSSAPPRLPHTAHNTHLPTTRLRPSTHWRGAADRRPWPPGLLPRQ, encoded by the exons ATGCAGTTGAAGTGTTTTGGCGCTGGCGGGATGCACAAAGACCTGAAGAAGTACTTGAAGAAGTACTTTGTCAACATGGACGACTACCTGGACAGCCTGGGCCTCTATCGCAAGATAGTGGCGAGGGATGCGTCCAGCCTCTTCCTAGCCGTGTCAGAGCAG ATCGTTGAAGGCTCCTTTGTGAAATACCTGGAACGTCTGGAGGACCCCAAG GAGACCGGGGGTCAGGTGGAGATCAAGGCCATTTCTCAGCGCTACAG ATGCCGCTTCCTGGTCTACCGTTACCCTGGGAAACCTCCCTCGGCCATTTCAGAAGGCGAAATTGTAGACAAG CTGATGCTGTGCTGCTCCATCAATGGCCACTATGACATCATCTACACCAGGACTTATCGCGCCTCCGCCGCCCTATGCCAGG CGGTTTTGTATGAGCGACTCTACACCAAAGTCTTTGGTTGCCAGGCCATGGAGGTCTCCATGGTTAGCGGTCGTACACTCCTCCCCGCTCCCCCCATGTGCGGCGACATAGATATCGGCTCCAG GGAGGAGGCGGAGTCAGGTGCTGCCGCAGAGGAGACGCAGCGAGCAGAGAGCGGCAAG CCGCCCTGTATATCGTCTCTGCCGTGCAAAGTGATCAAGTCTCTCGATGGCGATGTCTACAGAAAATTCTGGCAGGAATTGTGCAAAG agatgcagaagaagaagacaatcTACCTGGTGTTTGCGGGGAAGCGGTACTTCCTGGGAGACAAGTGTCAG gtGCGTCTGGAGCCAGATGGAATGTACTTCAACGCTTTTATCCAGGAAGTCGGAAAGCACTCGAACGCTGTCACAGTCTTCATAGAAGAGCTGGGAGAAAG ACACCTGGTTCCTCTGACCGACCTCAACCCAGTTCCCGCCTGGAATGTCGCCACAGCGTCTCGGAAAGGACGCCTTG ATTCCGATGTTTGCGGTCGACGCCATCGACGCCGTTCCCATCCCTACTTCAGGAGGCCTTGTGGCAGCAGCGGTATAAAAGGAGCGGTGCTTTTGGTACCGCCTCCAGCATACGGAGGCCCGGCTCCATTGTGTTTCCAGCCAGCGGGTAACCCTCGacccccaccacctccaccttcCAG AAGCTCCCGTTTCCTGAACCTTGGTCCCCAACTGGTATACTACGGCCCCACCGGGAGGCATTACTATTACGATGAGAGCTATGCCTTCAGGTCCCG TCGTCGTTGGCGTCATTGGCATTGGCTGCAACAGATGGCGGCGGCGCTTCACAAAGAATGCCAGTTTGCCTTCCCCGACACTGCAGAAGAATCAGCTGACCTGGATGGCGCCATCACGTATTCCCAGCTGGATGACGCTAACGAGGCTGCTTTTCCACCACAGACG GCTCCGTCggtggccccgccccctccggTCGGCTCAGCAGCAGGACACGCCATTGCGTGTTCCTCAGAGGAAGAGCAAGTGGATGCCAGCACCGTGGAAGACCAGG ACTTCTACAGCACTCAGG ATCCCGCCTCCCAGACAGCCATAGTCTCTGCCCCCGCTGAGCCTGCCATTCgccag GACCAGCAGGAAGAAGGGGTGGCGAACTCTCCTCCAAGAGCTGACATGAGCCACAGCTACACGCAGCAG gcgGTGAAGCCATTAGGGGTCATCTCTTCACCTTCATCCTCCCCTCCATCATCACCCTCTTCACCCTCATCATGTGCACCTGCCGCCTCTCACCTGCCTGTGGCCGCCTCCCCCTGGTTGGTTAACGAGTTGGGGGAGACACTGTGCACGGTGGTGACTCCGCCTCCTTACTCCTATGACTCCAATGGCAACGACTTGCCCAGAG ACTACAGAGTGCTCCAGTACTACTTCAACCTGGGACTGCAG TGGTACCATCGGAGCTGCTGGCAGCAACAGCAGGCGTACACCCCCTCTTCCCCTGACACCCCCTACCTGAGTCAGGAGGCCCCCCTGCACG CTGCCCCCCACTCCTATCCCGAGGTGGGACGAAGGCCTTACCAGCTGTCGCCCTCCTACCCAGATTCCAACAGGGCCGTTTATAGACAGCCAGGCACACACGGTGGCG GCCCCACCCCCTCAATGGAAGGCTATTCTGTCAATGGTCTGCCTTCACGCCCCGTCTCATCCTCCGCTCTCTTGTACCAGGATCAAACAGCACTACTGCATCTGCCGTACGAAGCTCCACCCCCTGCTACCTACCTGTCTTCTGCCCCACCTCGTCTCCCTCACACCGCCCACAACACTCACCTCCCTACCACCCGTCTACGCCCCTCTACCCACTGGAGGGGCGCTGCAGACAGGCGGCCATGGCCCCCGGGTCTACTGCCCCGCCAGTAA